In Dromiciops gliroides isolate mDroGli1 chromosome 4, mDroGli1.pri, whole genome shotgun sequence, one DNA window encodes the following:
- the LOC122753229 gene encoding translation initiation factor IF-2-like yields MSWAGVCASCCWRLAEVLLSAPARDEERAPLLPKMPTSENPSAVQGRPDAPCARDPYPDLIPSEVAGSEGPSAAPLGGAMASGGHQQVLGVASDPRPAAVLPADLEPGTEGGDLACPQASGAEQGLVKPEAHSTGFQEGSWAGAAGGLGPASEAPFTSSSQEAQGWGPTRGLEAKNQVLPRQGGWGAPESDSACSGGPCVSQEAYSRPQGPGPHEPLEQKREDVPPPPLPGQGGLGGAGYRGTRGLCPWVARGVQQPSEHGESHSLVPAMPTSDVCSG; encoded by the coding sequence ATGTCCTGGGCTGGGGTCTGTGCCAGCTGCTGTTGGCGGCTGGCAGAGGTTCTTCTGTCTGCTCCTGCCAGGGATGAGGAGAGGGCCCCCCTCCTGCCCAAGATGCCGACCAGTGAGAACCCCTCGGCAGTGCAGGGCAGGCCGGATGCTCCCTGTGCCAGGGACCCTTACCCAGACCTTATCCCCAGTGAAGTGGCTGGCAGTGAGGGACCCAGCGCTGCCCCCCTTGGAGGCGCAATGGCTAGTGGTGGACACCAGCAGGTTTTAGGAGTGGCTTCAGATCCCCGTCCTGCTGCTGTCCTTCCAGCCGACCTTGAGCCAGGCACCGAGGGGGGAGACTTAGCCTGTCCTCAGGCCAGTGGAGCAGAGCAGGGCCTTGTGAAACCTGAAGCTCACAGTACTGGCTTTCAGGAGGGCAGCTGGGCAGGGGCAGCTGGTGGGCTGGGTCCTGCCAGTGAGGCCCCATTCACATCCAGCAGCCAGGAGGCCCAGGGCTGGGGGCCCACCCGTGGACTTGAGGCAAAGAACCAGGTTCTTCCTCGGCAGGGTGGATGGGGGGCTCCAGAATCAGACTCGGCGTGCTCTGGGGGTCCCTGTGTCTCCCAAGAAGCGTATTCCAGGCCCCAGGGCCCAGGCCCCCATGAACCACTGGAGCAGAAGAGGGAGGATGTGCCGCCACCGCCACTCCCTGGACAAGGTGGGCTTGGAGGAGCTGGGTACAGGGGCACGAGGGGCCTTTGTCCTTGGGTGGCAAGGGGGGTGCAGCAGCCTTCTGAGCACGGGGAGTCACATTCTCTGGTGCCAGCCATGCCAACCTCTGATGTGTGCTCTGGGTAG